Proteins encoded in a region of the Panicum hallii strain FIL2 chromosome 3, PHallii_v3.1, whole genome shotgun sequence genome:
- the LOC112886740 gene encoding probable sodium/metabolite cotransporter BASS1, chloroplastic: protein MAPPLLLLPLPSARPVSRPAPRPCLHLPFTKRHRLPAALRVKCRAEQAPPAAPPTPRWHAALAAAAGLYPAYVTAGAFVAVARPEAFRWFVDMAPGSYTATLGFIMLATGLTLQLKDFAALLCDRPLAILFGCAAQYTIMPAVGSIISRALGLPPSLSAGLILLGCCPGGTASNVVTLVAQGDVPLSIVMTVCSTLAAVFLTPLLTKILAGAYIPVDAVKLSLSTLQVVVAPIMLGSSIQTAFPSVVQFVTPFSPLMAVLASSLLACSVFSENFVRLRSTIADASSVNGDFFSGDIGVVMLSVILLHFAGFFVGYAAAAIGGLKEKQRRAISIEVGMQNSSLGVVLAAAHFSSPLVALPPAISAVIMNIMGSTLGLVWQYITPSGSENETTDIHNA from the exons ATGGctcctcctcttctcctcctccccctcccgtCCGCGAGGCCCGTGTCCCGGCCGGCGCCACGGCCGTGTCTTCACCTCCCCTTCACCAAGCGCCatcgcctccccgccgccctccgagTCAAATGCCGCGCGGAGCAGGCGCCCCCGGCTGCCCCGCCCACGCCGCGGTGGCACGCGGCGCTGGCCGCGGCGGCTGGGCTGTACCCAGCCTACGTCACGGCGGGCGCCTTTGTCGCCGTCGCGCGCCCCGAGGCGTTCCGGTGGTTTGTCGACATGGCGCCGGGGTCGTACACCGCCACGCTCGGCTTCATCATGCTCGCCACGGGCCTCACCCTCCAGCTCAAGGACTTCGCCGCCCTCCTCTGCGATAGGCCCCTCGCC ATATTGTTTGGGTGCGCTGCGCAGTACACCATAATGCCTGCGGTTGGGTCGATCATTAGCCGCGCGCTGGGGCTCCCCCCATCCCTCTCAGCTGGCCTCATCCTGCTGGGATGCTGTCCTGGAGGAACTGCATCCAATGTG GTGACTTTAGTTGCTCAAGGGGATGTTCCATTATCCATCGTGATGACTGTCTGCAGCACTCTTGCTGCAGTGTTCCTTACACCTCTGCTAACGAAAATTCTAGCTGGTGCTTACATTCCTGTGGATGCTGTGAAGCTTTCTCTCAGTACTTTGCAG GTTGTTGTTGCCCCAATTATGTTAGGTTCTTCTATACAAACAGCATTTCCATCAGTAGTTCAATTTGTTACTCCTTTTTCACCTCTGATGGCAGTCTTGGCTTCATCGCTTCTGGCATGCAG TGTCTTCTCTGAGAATTTTGTACGGCTAAGATCAACAATTGCTGATGCATCTTCTGTGAATGGAGACTTCTTCTCTGGGGATATCGGAGTTGTCATGCTCTCTGTCATCTTACTGCATTTTGCTGGTTTCTTTGTCGG GTATGCAGCAGCGGCTATAGGTGGCTTGAAAGAAAAACAAAGGAGAGCAATATCAATTGAG GTAGGAATGCAAAATTCATCCTTAGGGGTAGTGTTAGCAGCTGCACATTTCTCCTCACCCTTGGTCGCCC